A part of Triticum urartu cultivar G1812 unplaced genomic scaffold, Tu2.1 TuUngrouped_contig_4624, whole genome shotgun sequence genomic DNA contains:
- the LOC125528087 gene encoding uncharacterized protein LOC125528087, which yields MAFSKPPALLLLVALSATAMLAAGQGCGGHKVTVQNLCGQDLKLSLEEVAHSAALFPDGWVLPDGKHGSFDVCAWTGGVLAPGAAVAKVHLGHDGGAYYEVSTQQSGPIRVSVTPHGSPLRGHCPTAGCKGGDHCFEHSVPDGDCHGVIEMKIVYYKQ from the coding sequence ATGGCGTTCTCCAAGCCCCCCGCTCTCCTGCTGCTCGTTGCTCTGTCCGCGACCGCCATGCTCGCCGCCGGCCAAGGCTGCGGCGGCCACAAGGTGACGGTGCAGAACCTATGCGGCCAGGACCTGAAGCTGAGCCTCGAGGAAGTCGCGCACAGCGCGGCCCTCTTCCCCGACGGGTGGGTGCTCCCAGACGGGAAGCACGGGTCGTTCGACGTGTGCGCGTGGACGGGGGGCGTGCTTGCGCCCGGCGCTGCCGTGGCCAAGGTCCACCTGGGCCACGACGGCGGCGCGTACTACGAGGTGAGCACCCAGCAGTCGGGCCCCATCCGCGTCTCCGTCACCCCGCACGGCAGCCCGCTGCGGGGGCACTGCCCCACCGCCGGGTGCAAGGGCGGCGACCACTGCTTCGAGCACTCCGTCCCCGATGGCGACTGCCACGGCGTCATCGAGATGAAGATCGTCTACTACAAACAATAG